Part of the bacterium genome is shown below.
CGAGCGGTTTGAAGAAGGAAAACTGAAGGAAGGAGAGATGAGGATATATGATTTGAAAACAGGCAAGATTATTAAGAAAACTCTAAACCCAACTGACTTTTTTAAATATGAAAAAACATACCTGAACAGAGGTAAAAAATACATTGCAGAGAAAGAAGGGAATTCCTTGAATTATTATACTTTGGGGGCTACTAAATGAAAGGAAAAATTATAGGTTTATTTTCAGTCTTTCTTTTGATTATTTTCATTAGCGAATTAATTGCCCAGGTAAGACCATGTAATATAAATTTCCCAACTACCCGTGGGGCAAGAACTTCTTCCCCCTTTGGTCCACGCTGGGGAGGAACCCATCAGGGAACTGATTATGCAGTACCAATAGGTAGCCCTGTTTATGCGGCTTATGATGGAACAGTCGGACGGAGAGGCTGGCAAAATGAATACAATCATAATGAAGGGTATGGACAAAGAATTTATATTAACCACGGCGATGGGGTAGAGACTATATATGGACATTTAAACGAAATAAATGTTAGGTCTGGTCAACAGGTCAGAAGGGGAGACCTAATTGGAAGAAGTGGAAATACAGGGCTTTCTACTGGCCCACATCTTCACTTTGGGATTAGCGTAAATGGGGTATGGCAAAATCCTCAAGATTGGACAACTGAGACCCACAAAGAGGAAAATGCAGAAAATGATAGAGAAGGTGATGAAGGAGAAGAAAGTGAGATTATTACCGCCCGCGACCCAAATGCAATGTATGGAAAGCAAGGTATGGTATCTGCGGGTGAGACATTGGAATACACTATTGAATTTGAAAACGAAGGTGAAGGAATTGCCTACGGCGTTTATATCACCGATAAATTAGATGAAGACTTTGATGACTCTACACTTCAGATCGTAAGTTTTGAAAGGGTTGACTGGCAAAATACTATTTCCACTCAAGCTAATTTTGAGTATAGATACTCCCCAGATACCCGACTGTTAACCATCTTTATTGATAACGGTGGTGAGGTGTTATCAAAATATGGAGGAAGGATAAAATATAGCATAAAGGTAAAAGATAATGCACCAGCCGGCACAGCCATTACCAACTATGCTACGGTCTATTTCCCAAGTGTGCCTGAGATAACACCAACAAATGCCATTGTCTCTATTGTTCCTCATCAAACAAGGATTGATTATATGGGAGATACGATGGTTTATCAAGGACAAATACCCGAGATTAAAGCAAAACTTAGAACAGAGGAGGGAAATATCATTCCATACCAACAGATTTTATTCAAAATAAACAATGAGGTCTATACATCAACCACACAGGTAGATGGGGTAGCCAGGGAATAT
Proteins encoded:
- a CDS encoding peptidoglycan DD-metalloendopeptidase family protein, translating into MKGKIIGLFSVFLLIIFISELIAQVRPCNINFPTTRGARTSSPFGPRWGGTHQGTDYAVPIGSPVYAAYDGTVGRRGWQNEYNHNEGYGQRIYINHGDGVETIYGHLNEINVRSGQQVRRGDLIGRSGNTGLSTGPHLHFGISVNGVWQNPQDWTTETHKEENAENDREGDEGEESEIITARDPNAMYGKQGMVSAGETLEYTIEFENEGEGIAYGVYITDKLDEDFDDSTLQIVSFERVDWQNTISTQANFEYRYSPDTRLLTIFIDNGGEVLSKYGGRIKYSIKVKDNAPAGTAITNYATVYFPSVPEITPTNAIVSIVPHQTRIDYMGDTMVYQGQIPEIKAKLRTEEGNIIPYQQILFKINNEVYTSTTQVDGVAREYPTITSPGTYTIDMEFQGDGFYNLPSSGEGKLQVLPPPPISYLEIIAPKTTTTYCLFELNVTARDEQGNIATTTAQATITNTTNSISPATITLTNGSWEGLAAIATSPDGGVDTITVTSGIITGIATITVYLTPGQTQTITSHLGTITLLETESLTEAFFVSIKDASNYSTFTTTHKPSGDIGLCIDVNLTGVSENEVKGSVTLFVAVPYLEANLGKIKESTLKLYTFNEQTKIWEQVSGSWVDTPNNIVSGTLTHLSLIAPLGVISFAENNNNAFAYPNPWRKNKDERYIYFGNISEDSVIRIYNIVGELIDEVEVKEYPQRWDVVSKDIASDIYLYTVTGGKGGKKVGKIGIIK